GAAGGGCAGGTCATTGCCGAAGAAACGAGCGATGGTGTCGTGCTTAAAGCGGGAGCGGCTTTCCCTATTGAAATCTATACCGACGAGCGTATCGCGGAATTTCAGAAGAATAACGAGGAAGCGCTTAAAAAGTTCTCGCTCAAGAAGCGATGAGAGTGTTTTTGGACGCGAATATCCTATTTTCCGCCGCGATGCCAAAAAGTCGCATCGGGGGTTTAGTGCGCCTCGCCAAGCGCCATGCGACTCTGCTTACCAATTCATACGCGGCAGAAGAGGCACG
The sequence above is drawn from the bacterium genome and encodes:
- a CDS encoding AbrB/MazE/SpoVT family DNA-binding domain-containing protein, translated to MRNIININERGTLTLPKALRKKLGISGEGQVIAEETSDGVVLKAGAAFPIEIYTDERIAEFQKNNEEALKKFSLKKR